In Brevibacillus brevis, a genomic segment contains:
- a CDS encoding YebC/PmpR family DNA-binding transcriptional regulator, translated as MGRKWNNIKEKKASKDASTSRIYAKFGKEIYVAAKQGEPDPESNRALKVVLERAKTYSVPKAIIDRAIEKAKGGSEETYDELRYEGFGPNGSMIIVDALTNNVNRTAPEVRAAFNKNGGNMGVTGSVAYMFNPTAVIGLEGKTAEEALEILMEADVDVRDIIEEEDAVIVYAEPDQFHAVQEAFKKAGVSEFTVAELTMLAQNEITLPEDARAQFEKLIDALEDLDDVQQVYHNVDLGE; from the coding sequence ATGGGTCGTAAATGGAACAATATCAAAGAGAAGAAGGCTTCTAAAGATGCCAGCACCAGCCGCATTTACGCAAAGTTTGGAAAAGAGATTTACGTCGCGGCGAAACAGGGTGAACCCGATCCAGAGTCCAACCGCGCTCTGAAAGTCGTGCTCGAGCGTGCCAAGACATACAGCGTACCAAAAGCGATCATTGACCGGGCGATTGAAAAAGCCAAAGGCGGTTCCGAGGAAACCTACGATGAATTGCGCTACGAAGGATTTGGTCCGAACGGCTCGATGATCATCGTGGATGCTTTGACCAACAACGTAAACCGTACGGCACCGGAAGTGCGCGCAGCCTTTAACAAAAACGGCGGCAACATGGGGGTAACCGGTTCGGTCGCATACATGTTCAATCCGACGGCGGTGATCGGCCTTGAAGGAAAAACGGCGGAAGAAGCGCTGGAAATCTTGATGGAAGCTGACGTCGATGTACGCGATATCATCGAAGAAGAGGACGCGGTCATCGTTTACGCAGAGCCGGATCAGTTCCATGCCGTGCAAGAAGCGTTCAAAAAGGCGGGGGTTTCCGAGTTTACCGTTGCGGAATTGACGATGCTCGCGCAAAACGAGATCACCTTGCCGGAGGATGCACGTGCACAGTTTGAAAAATTGATCGATGCCCTGGAAGATCTGGATGACGTGCAGCAAGTGTACCATAACGTTGACTTGGGTGAGTAA
- a CDS encoding YitT family protein, producing MVKRFFVHPVTIRYGVFMLGLAVMGYGIGMMIEADLGVAPWDTLHIGLQKTFGLTIGMWSQIVGLLIIVSSYLIGRIKPNAGMFLNMFFFGLFIDLFMWLKWIPIGQTVLERAVLFGAGLLIYTCGTGMYISPRIGAGPRDSFMLALHEKTGWDISKVRIGIECTVALSGFLLGGPVSVGTVVTAVAIGPLIKQFIPMWERMLAKPFGKTVQQPVAK from the coding sequence ATGGTAAAGAGGTTTTTCGTTCACCCGGTGACGATACGATACGGGGTGTTTATGCTCGGGCTGGCCGTCATGGGGTACGGGATCGGCATGATGATTGAAGCAGACTTGGGCGTAGCTCCGTGGGATACGCTGCACATCGGTTTGCAAAAGACGTTCGGACTGACGATTGGGATGTGGTCGCAAATTGTCGGCCTGCTGATCATTGTCTCGTCCTACCTCATCGGCAGAATCAAGCCGAATGCAGGGATGTTTTTAAACATGTTTTTCTTCGGGCTCTTCATCGATCTCTTTATGTGGTTGAAATGGATCCCGATCGGCCAGACGGTGCTCGAACGAGCCGTCCTATTCGGAGCTGGCTTGCTCATTTATACATGCGGCACGGGGATGTATATCTCGCCGCGCATCGGTGCGGGTCCGCGGGACAGCTTCATGCTCGCCTTGCACGAGAAAACGGGCTGGGACATCAGCAAGGTGCGGATCGGCATTGAGTGTACCGTTGCATTGAGCGGATTTTTGCTCGGAGGTCCGGTATCTGTGGGGACGGTGGTTACGGCCGTAGCGATTGGACCGCTGATCAAGCAGTTTATCCCCATGTGGGAGAGAATGCTGGCGAAGCCGTTCGGGAAAACAGTCCAACAGCCCGTGGCCAAATAA
- the rpmJ gene encoding 50S ribosomal protein L36 produces the protein MKVRPSVKHMCEKCKTVRRRRTVMVICENTKHKQRQG, from the coding sequence ATGAAAGTCAGACCATCTGTTAAACATATGTGTGAAAAATGCAAAACGGTTAGAAGGCGCCGAACGGTCATGGTGATTTGTGAGAATACGAAACACAAGCAAAGACAGGGTTAA
- a CDS encoding biotin-dependent carboxyltransferase family protein: MLHIRDGGLQTLVQDTGRHMYYHLGVPPSGAADRYSFLLGNILLGNPFDYAALEITLLGPVIEVRKKTVMAVTGAPIDIKVNGQPAPMWETICVQEGDVLSLRSTSKGVKSYLCVSGGIQVPDVLGSKSTYTLSQLGGFHGRKLQAGDEIPIGEPLPGVFHHIGKRIPEEYIPKFSSSLDVRIVLGISSYRLSDEGLKAFLNAEWQVGLESNNIAYRYFGSSVSFNPAEPPFGAGNHASNAVDIVYPIGAIMAPSEHELILLLRDATTGGGFVTIGTAINADLDLISQSRPHAKTRFLSVTVDQAIEARLQKKKKLLTVQQLLR, from the coding sequence ATGCTGCACATCCGGGACGGCGGGCTGCAAACGTTGGTTCAGGACACCGGACGCCACATGTATTACCACCTGGGAGTGCCGCCATCCGGTGCGGCGGACCGCTATTCCTTTCTGCTGGGCAATATCCTGCTGGGCAACCCCTTTGACTATGCCGCTTTGGAAATTACGCTGCTCGGGCCCGTCATCGAGGTCCGCAAAAAAACGGTGATGGCAGTGACGGGCGCGCCGATCGACATCAAAGTGAACGGCCAGCCCGCGCCGATGTGGGAGACCATCTGTGTGCAAGAAGGGGACGTGCTGTCGCTCCGGTCGACGAGCAAGGGTGTGAAGTCATACCTTTGCGTTTCGGGCGGCATTCAGGTGCCGGACGTGCTTGGTTCCAAATCGACCTATACGCTTAGCCAGCTGGGCGGCTTTCACGGGCGAAAGCTGCAGGCGGGCGACGAGATTCCCATCGGAGAGCCGCTGCCCGGCGTGTTTCATCATATCGGCAAACGGATACCGGAGGAGTACATCCCGAAGTTCTCCTCCTCCCTCGATGTGCGCATCGTTCTCGGAATTTCCAGCTATCGGCTGAGCGACGAAGGGCTCAAGGCGTTTTTGAATGCCGAGTGGCAGGTAGGGCTGGAGTCGAACAACATCGCCTATCGGTATTTCGGATCCAGTGTATCGTTCAATCCTGCGGAGCCGCCGTTCGGGGCAGGGAACCATGCATCCAATGCGGTCGATATTGTCTATCCGATCGGCGCCATCATGGCTCCCAGCGAGCACGAGCTGATCCTCCTCCTGCGCGATGCCACGACGGGCGGCGGTTTTGTCACCATCGGTACAGCAATCAACGCCGATCTGGACCTCATTTCCCAATCGCGCCCCCATGCCAAGACGCGTTTTTTGTCCGTAACGGTCGATCAGGCGATTGAAGCAAGACTGCAAAAGAAAAAAAAGCTGCTGACGGTCCAACAGTTATTGCGGTAG
- a CDS encoding carboxyltransferase domain-containing protein: MFTLPETRFDFGGDEYIYAEISRDMSEESNFKALAVTHELRKRQIPGILDICPSNSSYIIRFDPEAISAADLLEYLKEIDITKSNPSELNLRVRIVEIPIWYDDPLTQEYSRRFQERNVVRDPISNFELVMRLNGFSDKQRFIEAHAASPYLITMMGFIPGTAWEYPLGLAKEQIIQTPKYISPRTDTPGRAVGLGGAFTVIYPLQAPGSYQLIGMSAVPVFDQSQRLPDLQDSFFLARPGDIWKHRPVEEAEYRQIGRQVEEGTYRYRIKHVDFSTEEYFWDKTRYLKRLMEGF, from the coding sequence ATGTTTACCCTGCCGGAGACCCGATTCGATTTCGGAGGAGACGAATACATCTATGCGGAGATTTCCCGCGATATGAGCGAGGAGAGCAACTTCAAGGCGCTGGCCGTCACCCATGAATTGCGCAAGCGGCAAATCCCGGGAATTTTGGACATTTGCCCGTCCAACTCCTCCTATATCATCCGGTTCGACCCGGAAGCGATATCGGCGGCGGACCTGCTGGAATATCTCAAGGAGATCGACATCACCAAGAGCAATCCGTCCGAGCTGAACCTGCGGGTGCGCATCGTCGAAATCCCGATCTGGTACGATGATCCGCTGACACAGGAATACAGCCGCCGCTTCCAGGAGCGCAACGTCGTCCGCGATCCGATCAGCAATTTTGAACTGGTGATGAGACTGAACGGCTTTTCCGACAAGCAGCGGTTCATCGAGGCGCACGCGGCCAGCCCTTATCTGATCACGATGATGGGCTTCATTCCCGGAACGGCATGGGAATATCCGCTCGGCCTGGCCAAGGAACAGATCATCCAGACCCCCAAGTACATCAGCCCGCGTACCGACACGCCAGGAAGGGCGGTCGGACTCGGAGGCGCGTTTACCGTCATTTATCCGTTGCAGGCGCCAGGCAGCTATCAATTGATCGGGATGTCGGCTGTCCCGGTGTTTGATCAGTCTCAGCGGCTGCCAGACCTTCAGGATTCGTTCTTCCTGGCCAGACCGGGCGACATCTGGAAGCATCGGCCGGTGGAAGAAGCGGAATACCGCCAGATCGGCCGGCAGGTGGAGGAGGGGACGTACCGGTATCGGATCAAGCACGTCGACTTTTCCACGGAAGAGTATTTTTGGGACAAAACCCGCTATCTGAAACGATTGATGGAGGGATTTTAG
- a CDS encoding sigma 54-interacting transcriptional regulator: MLVWKDILQPVSFLLPKESAVREALACLDASKAELLLVHEEQQGVVGYVDRHSLLRQIHASGSILGRIEYNKDMLKVPANSPITFYHNISVVLGIDPEGGIAGYIGTQEAKNQLSRYKLEQLNHIFNSSGIGMITTDSSFEITFMNETAEQILGLPKSVLQYRNYKTLLTLDKDLEEVLSGKQLLSVESSINYKRISGNFSPLYENGKMVGIVHIFSPRERLGEAVNELEFVRNLSDDLQAIYSQENEQILVVNPDGKIIRIAGTFLREFWGVDQPEQLIDNDVYQLEKAGTFYPNIADLCIAQRKKLSMIQESQNGRMVWSVATPVFHGERIEKVVILSRDVTGIHILRPELEIAPRKPKEHESELEDTLSKTDHHRKLIYRSREMERLVEELKHIAKVDSTVLLLGESGVGKEVFAQAIHDFSQRKREPFIRVNCGAIPENLVESELFGYEKGAFTGADQKGKPGMFELAHKGSIFLDEVTELPYSTQVKLLRVLQEREIMRVGGTRSLRVDVRVIVATNQNIRELVRQGRFREDLYYRLHVIPFEIPPLRKRPADIIPLAIHFCKYFNNMYGMEKVLTREALHALEGYAWPGNVRELQNMVERLIATVRADSIGAQDVLGNLYREECFARESRTVVLDIMPLKEAVEEVESQLISLALKKYGTASKVAKILGVSPATVSRRMQKRLQ, translated from the coding sequence TTGCTGGTTTGGAAAGACATTTTGCAGCCGGTTTCATTCCTATTGCCGAAAGAGAGCGCCGTACGGGAAGCGCTTGCCTGTCTGGATGCGAGCAAGGCGGAGCTGCTGCTGGTGCACGAGGAGCAGCAAGGTGTCGTCGGATATGTCGACCGTCATTCCCTTTTGCGGCAAATTCATGCGTCCGGCAGCATTCTGGGGCGGATCGAGTACAACAAGGACATGCTGAAGGTGCCCGCCAACAGCCCGATTACCTTTTATCACAACATTTCGGTTGTGCTCGGGATCGACCCGGAAGGCGGCATCGCGGGGTACATCGGAACGCAGGAAGCGAAGAATCAACTGAGCCGCTACAAGCTGGAGCAGCTGAATCACATTTTCAACAGCTCCGGCATCGGCATGATCACCACCGATTCGTCTTTTGAAATCACTTTTATGAACGAAACCGCCGAGCAAATTCTGGGTCTGCCGAAAAGCGTCTTGCAGTACCGCAACTATAAAACGCTCCTGACCCTCGATAAGGATCTGGAAGAGGTGCTGTCGGGAAAACAGCTGCTCAGCGTGGAAAGCTCGATCAACTACAAGCGGATCAGCGGCAATTTTTCTCCGCTGTACGAAAACGGGAAAATGGTCGGGATCGTCCACATTTTTTCGCCCCGCGAGCGATTGGGGGAAGCCGTGAACGAGTTGGAGTTTGTCCGTAATCTGAGCGACGATCTGCAGGCGATATATTCCCAGGAGAATGAACAGATTCTCGTCGTCAATCCGGACGGCAAGATTATTCGCATTGCCGGTACCTTTTTGCGTGAATTCTGGGGAGTGGATCAACCGGAGCAGCTGATTGACAATGACGTCTACCAGTTGGAGAAAGCCGGGACGTTTTATCCCAATATTGCCGACCTGTGTATCGCGCAAAGGAAAAAGCTGTCCATGATCCAGGAGTCCCAAAACGGCCGGATGGTGTGGTCCGTAGCTACCCCCGTCTTTCACGGCGAGCGGATCGAAAAGGTGGTGATCCTCTCCCGCGACGTGACGGGCATCCACATACTGCGGCCGGAGCTGGAAATCGCTCCGCGGAAGCCAAAAGAGCACGAGAGCGAACTCGAGGACACGCTCTCCAAAACGGACCATCATCGAAAGCTGATTTACCGCTCACGCGAGATGGAACGTCTGGTCGAAGAGCTGAAGCATATCGCCAAGGTGGACTCCACCGTCCTCTTGCTTGGCGAATCCGGAGTGGGCAAAGAGGTGTTCGCGCAGGCGATTCATGACTTCAGCCAGCGCAAACGGGAGCCCTTCATTCGCGTCAACTGCGGAGCCATTCCGGAAAATCTGGTGGAAAGCGAGCTGTTCGGCTATGAAAAAGGGGCCTTTACCGGAGCCGATCAGAAAGGCAAGCCGGGGATGTTTGAGCTGGCGCACAAAGGAAGCATTTTTCTCGATGAAGTGACAGAGCTTCCGTATTCCACGCAGGTCAAGCTGCTTCGGGTCCTGCAGGAGCGGGAAATCATGCGCGTAGGCGGCACACGCTCCTTGCGCGTCGATGTCCGGGTGATCGTCGCGACCAACCAGAACATCAGGGAATTGGTCAGACAGGGGAGGTTTCGGGAAGATTTGTACTATCGCCTCCATGTCATTCCGTTTGAGATCCCCCCGTTGCGCAAACGGCCTGCCGACATCATTCCGCTGGCGATTCATTTTTGCAAATATTTCAACAATATGTACGGGATGGAAAAAGTGCTCACGCGGGAAGCGCTTCACGCACTCGAAGGATACGCCTGGCCGGGGAACGTAAGGGAGCTGCAAAACATGGTCGAGCGGCTGATCGCGACCGTGCGAGCGGACAGCATCGGCGCACAGGATGTGCTCGGCAATCTGTACCGGGAGGAGTGCTTCGCGCGGGAAAGCAGGACCGTGGTCCTCGACATCATGCCGCTGAAAGAAGCGGTAGAGGAAGTGGAAAGCCAGTTGATATCGCTTGCCTTGAAAAAATACGGCACTGCCTCCAAAGTGGCCAAGATCCTGGGCGTCAGTCCCGCCACAGTAAGCCGGCGCATGCAGAAACGGTTGCAATAG
- a CDS encoding 5-oxoprolinase subunit PxpA produces the protein MKVDLNCDMGESFGLFRLGHDEEMIRHISSANIACGYHAGDPHVMRKTVEMAKQHGVAIGAHPGFPDLMGFGRRYMTCTPDEIRDYVLYQVGALREFAASIKMELHHCKPHGALYMMAMQEEKIARAILEGLASVSDRMIVFVLKNSAMELVARQMGIQVAREVYADREHTKDGSIVLTRTGPAIQDYAQMAARVVRMVKEGIVVTPDGEEAEICAETVCIHADTPGAVELIRHIRQAFAEAGIAVEPVQGS, from the coding sequence GTGAAGGTGGATCTGAACTGTGATATGGGAGAGAGCTTTGGGCTTTTCCGGCTGGGCCATGACGAGGAGATGATCCGCCATATCTCCTCCGCCAACATAGCCTGCGGGTATCACGCCGGCGATCCGCATGTGATGCGCAAAACGGTCGAGATGGCCAAACAGCACGGCGTCGCCATCGGTGCGCACCCCGGGTTTCCCGACCTGATGGGGTTTGGCCGCCGCTATATGACTTGTACGCCGGACGAAATCCGCGACTACGTACTTTATCAAGTAGGGGCGCTCCGGGAATTTGCTGCTTCCATTAAGATGGAGCTCCATCATTGCAAGCCGCATGGCGCCCTGTACATGATGGCGATGCAGGAGGAAAAGATCGCCCGCGCCATTCTGGAGGGGCTGGCCAGCGTCTCGGACCGGATGATAGTGTTTGTCCTGAAGAATTCCGCGATGGAGCTGGTCGCCAGGCAAATGGGCATCCAGGTGGCGAGGGAAGTATACGCCGACAGGGAGCATACGAAAGACGGATCGATCGTCCTCACCCGCACCGGACCCGCCATTCAAGACTATGCACAGATGGCCGCGCGGGTGGTGCGCATGGTGAAAGAGGGCATCGTGGTCACCCCGGATGGGGAAGAAGCGGAGATATGCGCCGAAACGGTGTGCATTCACGCTGATACGCCGGGGGCTGTCGAATTGATCAGGCACATCCGTCAGGCGTTTGCGGAGGCAGGCATTGCCGTAGAGCCGGTCCAGGGAAGCTGA
- a CDS encoding acetyl-CoA carboxylase biotin carboxylase subunit codes for MSDFKKVLIANRGEIARRIIRTCRRLSIPTVAVYSDADRDALFVREADEAVAIGPALVKKSYLDMENIIRAAKETGADAIHPGYGFLAENSAFAERCVAEGITFIGPSASVIRLMGDKIEARRQMKAAGVAIVPGVDGALSSVEEAIQAAQEIGYPVMLKASAGGGGIGMQVVSSDDELEKAFASTAQRAGSYFGDDTLFLEKFIAAPRHIEVQIAADQHGNVVHLWERECSVQRRNQKIIEEAPSPFLDESRREALCQAAVRGARSIGYTNVGTMEFIVDEQGQFYFLEMNTRIQVEHPVTEEIAGVDLVEWQLRIAEGRPLQREALPSAPQGHAIECRVYAEDPRTFMPSPGKIETLRLPDGVRLEFAVTEGDQVTPFYDPMIGKIIAHGANRPEAIRKMKEALGRCVVSGIKHNIPLLVNVMDHPDFQAGAYTTKFVETVLKDCGQGEMRT; via the coding sequence ATGAGCGATTTCAAAAAAGTGTTAATTGCCAACCGTGGAGAAATTGCCCGGCGTATCATCCGTACCTGCAGGCGCCTGTCGATTCCGACCGTGGCCGTGTATTCGGACGCGGACAGGGATGCGTTGTTTGTCCGGGAAGCGGATGAAGCGGTGGCCATTGGACCTGCGCTCGTCAAGAAAAGCTATCTCGACATGGAGAACATCATCCGTGCTGCGAAGGAAACCGGTGCCGATGCCATTCACCCCGGGTACGGTTTTCTCGCGGAGAACAGCGCTTTTGCCGAACGCTGCGTAGCAGAGGGCATTACGTTCATCGGCCCGAGCGCCTCGGTCATTCGGCTGATGGGGGACAAAATCGAGGCGCGTCGCCAGATGAAAGCGGCTGGCGTCGCCATCGTTCCCGGCGTGGACGGCGCGCTGTCATCCGTGGAGGAAGCGATTCAGGCCGCACAGGAGATCGGCTATCCCGTCATGCTGAAAGCGAGCGCGGGAGGCGGAGGGATCGGCATGCAGGTCGTGTCCAGCGACGACGAGCTGGAAAAAGCGTTTGCCAGCACCGCTCAGCGGGCCGGCTCCTACTTTGGAGATGATACGCTGTTCCTGGAAAAATTCATCGCCGCGCCCCGCCATATCGAGGTGCAGATCGCGGCCGATCAGCATGGAAATGTCGTGCACCTGTGGGAACGCGAGTGTTCCGTCCAGCGGCGAAACCAGAAAATCATCGAGGAAGCGCCCTCTCCCTTCCTGGATGAATCGCGGCGGGAAGCGTTGTGCCAAGCAGCGGTCAGGGGCGCACGGAGCATCGGGTACACAAACGTCGGGACGATGGAATTCATCGTGGATGAACAGGGGCAGTTTTACTTCCTGGAAATGAATACCCGCATTCAAGTGGAACATCCGGTGACAGAAGAGATTGCCGGCGTGGACCTGGTCGAATGGCAGCTTCGCATCGCGGAAGGCCGCCCGCTTCAGCGGGAAGCGCTGCCGTCGGCTCCGCAGGGACACGCGATCGAATGCCGTGTCTATGCGGAAGACCCGCGCACCTTCATGCCGTCTCCCGGCAAAATCGAGACGCTGCGGCTGCCCGACGGCGTCCGTCTGGAATTCGCCGTGACGGAAGGCGACCAGGTGACTCCTTTTTACGATCCGATGATCGGCAAAATCATCGCACACGGCGCGAACCGGCCGGAAGCGATTCGGAAGATGAAAGAAGCCTTGGGGCGCTGCGTGGTCAGCGGAATCAAGCACAACATTCCGCTGCTGGTGAACGTGATGGATCATCCCGACTTCCAGGCGGGGGCGTACACGACCAAATTTGTGGAAACCGTTCTGAAGGACTGTGGTCAGGGAGAGATGCGAACGTGA
- a CDS encoding acetyl-CoA carboxylase produces MSDKKAILSPLPGVFYRKPSPEKPDYVQEGDTVKAGDVVGLIEVMKNFYEVKAEEDGVIDQFCVENESIVDVGQEIVSLK; encoded by the coding sequence ATGAGTGACAAAAAAGCCATTCTTTCCCCGCTGCCGGGCGTATTTTACCGGAAGCCAAGCCCGGAAAAACCGGATTACGTCCAAGAAGGCGACACCGTCAAGGCAGGGGATGTCGTCGGTCTCATCGAGGTCATGAAAAATTTTTACGAGGTGAAAGCGGAGGAAGACGGCGTCATTGACCAGTTTTGCGTGGAGAACGAGAGCATCGTGGACGTCGGACAAGAAATTGTCAGCCTGAAATAA
- a CDS encoding biotin-dependent carboxyltransferase family protein, which yields MIKVIKPGLQTTVQDKGRIGLYEIGMPPSGAMDKYSFAAANLLVGNHPNAAVLEITYLGPELLFEKGMRISLTGANMPPKINGEPVPMWETLEVKPGDILSFDFVKSGARVYLAVEGGIDVPVIMNSRSTYTLIGIGGYNGRALAAGDVLHTADMKEKDVPVGSRIDEAYIPVFGKAHEIRVVVGLCSYRLTEESKQTFLQTEWTVTPEANRIGYRHRGERLQFVEREQPFGAGSNPSNVTDLGYPIGSIQVPDGVEPIVLLHDAVTGGGYATIATVISSDLNRMGQIKTNEKVRFAAVSLAEALQARRETEEKLMRIAASL from the coding sequence ATGATTAAGGTAATCAAACCAGGTCTGCAAACGACGGTGCAGGACAAAGGACGAATCGGCCTGTATGAAATCGGGATGCCTCCGTCCGGGGCGATGGACAAATACTCTTTTGCGGCGGCCAATTTGCTGGTAGGAAACCATCCGAATGCGGCGGTGTTGGAGATCACCTATCTGGGACCGGAGCTGCTGTTTGAGAAAGGGATGCGCATCAGCCTGACCGGCGCCAACATGCCGCCGAAAATCAACGGCGAGCCGGTCCCGATGTGGGAAACGCTCGAGGTTAAACCGGGAGATATCCTGAGCTTTGATTTCGTCAAGTCCGGCGCACGGGTCTATCTGGCCGTAGAGGGTGGCATTGACGTTCCGGTCATCATGAATTCCCGTTCGACCTACACGCTGATCGGGATTGGCGGATACAACGGCAGGGCGCTTGCCGCCGGGGATGTGCTGCATACGGCGGACATGAAGGAAAAGGACGTTCCGGTCGGCAGCCGAATCGACGAGGCGTATATTCCCGTCTTCGGGAAAGCGCACGAAATACGGGTCGTCGTCGGCTTGTGCAGCTACCGGCTGACGGAAGAAAGCAAGCAGACGTTTTTGCAGACCGAATGGACGGTTACCCCGGAGGCCAACCGTATCGGCTACCGGCACCGCGGGGAGCGCCTGCAGTTCGTCGAGCGCGAGCAGCCGTTCGGAGCGGGCAGCAATCCGTCCAACGTGACCGACCTCGGCTATCCGATCGGTTCGATTCAGGTGCCGGACGGTGTGGAACCGATCGTTCTGCTGCACGATGCCGTCACAGGCGGCGGGTACGCCACGATCGCGACGGTGATCAGCAGCGACTTGAACCGGATGGGGCAAATCAAAACAAATGAGAAGGTCCGCTTTGCGGCAGTTTCCTTGGCGGAAGCCCTTCAGGCGCGCAGGGAAACCGAGGAGAAGCTGATGCGGATCGCCGCTTCGCTATAA
- a CDS encoding allophanate hydrolase subunit 1, translated as MGAKGVSGVPTRYEYGGDEFIFVQFSEEMSLESNFKGMAITRKLKEKQLEGILDICPSNASYMVRYNPDVLDSEELMDVLQEIEKTTNRLDDVTIASRLVDVPVLFEDPWTHEALMRFRDRHQDPEATDLEYSAKINGYASTEKFIEAITGAPFLVSMIGFVPGLPWCFQMVSREKQIEVPKYVRPRTYTPERAFGFGGAFAVIYPVQGAGGYQLYGIAPAPIYQKEQTLPDFQDSMVFPRQGDIFRYRSITREEYEDIRRQVEDGTFVYRKKDFSFTPGDVLADPEAFSENVMRRLYHD; from the coding sequence ATGGGGGCGAAGGGAGTGAGCGGCGTGCCGACACGCTATGAATACGGTGGCGACGAATTCATCTTTGTTCAGTTTTCCGAGGAAATGAGCCTCGAATCCAACTTCAAAGGGATGGCGATCACCCGCAAGCTGAAGGAGAAGCAGCTGGAAGGGATCCTGGATATTTGCCCGTCCAATGCTTCCTACATGGTCCGATACAATCCGGATGTGCTGGATTCAGAAGAGCTCATGGACGTCTTGCAGGAAATCGAGAAGACAACGAATCGGCTGGATGACGTGACGATTGCCAGTCGACTCGTGGATGTCCCGGTCTTGTTCGAAGACCCGTGGACGCATGAGGCGTTGATGAGATTTCGCGACCGCCATCAGGATCCGGAAGCGACCGATCTGGAATACTCGGCCAAAATCAACGGTTATGCAAGTACGGAGAAGTTTATCGAGGCGATCACCGGCGCGCCGTTTCTCGTCTCCATGATCGGCTTTGTTCCCGGTTTGCCGTGGTGCTTCCAGATGGTTTCGCGGGAGAAGCAGATCGAGGTGCCCAAATACGTTCGTCCGCGCACCTATACGCCCGAGCGCGCGTTTGGCTTTGGCGGGGCCTTCGCGGTCATCTATCCCGTGCAGGGAGCGGGCGGGTATCAATTGTACGGGATTGCGCCGGCGCCCATCTACCAGAAGGAGCAGACCTTGCCCGATTTCCAGGATTCCATGGTGTTTCCGAGGCAGGGAGACATTTTCCGCTACCGGAGCATCACGCGCGAAGAGTACGAAGACATTCGCCGGCAGGTGGAGGACGGGACCTTTGTCTACCGCAAAAAAGACTTTTCGTTCACGCCCGGGGATGTGCTGGCCGATCCGGAGGCGTTCTCCGAGAACGTGATGAGGAGGCTGTACCATGATTAA
- a CDS encoding nucleotidyltransferase family protein, with amino-acid sequence MNQTWAVILAAGRSTRMGAAKQLLELDGEYLLESVIRLVLSADFSRVIAVIGHEAEQIEQTIAIRDPRFQWVFNPAYRLGQSTSFRLGMQAAMESRASAVMMFLGDQPFIRRQSVGEVKRAGDELLFRQAEPFVLQPVFEQKPGHPVFFGNPEALLLDAVYGDQGAKPILASIKHRVFLPIDDPGIHVDLDTQEDVEKARQVWGRRE; translated from the coding sequence ATGAATCAGACGTGGGCCGTAATTTTGGCAGCGGGCCGCTCCACTCGCATGGGGGCGGCGAAGCAGCTGCTGGAGCTGGACGGCGAGTATCTTTTGGAGAGCGTGATCCGGCTTGTTCTTTCGGCGGACTTTTCGCGGGTCATCGCCGTCATCGGGCATGAGGCGGAGCAGATCGAGCAAACCATCGCCATCCGCGACCCGCGCTTTCAGTGGGTCTTCAACCCGGCGTATCGGCTGGGACAAAGCACGTCGTTTCGTCTGGGAATGCAAGCCGCCATGGAGTCTCGCGCTTCTGCTGTCATGATGTTCCTCGGCGATCAGCCGTTTATCCGAAGGCAAAGCGTCGGGGAGGTGAAACGAGCGGGAGACGAACTGCTTTTCCGACAGGCGGAACCGTTTGTGCTGCAGCCAGTTTTCGAGCAGAAGCCGGGACATCCCGTCTTTTTCGGGAACCCAGAGGCCCTGTTGCTGGATGCCGTCTATGGCGATCAGGGTGCAAAACCGATATTGGCATCGATCAAACACCGCGTCTTTCTTCCCATTGACGATCCCGGCATTCACGTGGATCTGGATACACAAGAAGATGTTGAGAAAGCGCGCCAAGTATGGGGGCGAAGGGAGTGA